Genomic DNA from Taurinivorans muris:
ACGGAAAATTTGGCAAAGCAGGCTGTTATGAATAAAAAGAGAAATAAGAAAATGGATAAAAAAAAACTCCAAACTTATGGGCAATCAGGGCGTTCTTCGCCACCTAATCCCATAAGCAATTAATTTTAAAAACGAAAAAAAAGCGTAACACCAATAAAAATCAGAGCGTTTAATTAGTACCGAATAATACGAACCAACAGCCAAAATCTGTTTTTATTGTGAAAATAATCCTTAAATTAATATACCGATAGGGCAAAAAAACGCGTCCGTTTGGAAAAAAGCAAGGCTCCCATTCCCGCCATAAAAATAATACGCTCCCTATTTCGGAGAGCGTATTATTCATAAAATTATGACTGGTGGATGGTGAGAGGCTCGAACTCCCGACCCTCGGTGTGTAAAACCGATGCTCTACCAACTGAGCTAACCATCCGAATTAAACAATCTAAATGAATATCATTAAAATCATTCAAAACAGCTGAACTGTATGCTTTATACACCATTTTACTGTGGTTCGTCAAGCTTTTTTGCTGACCGTATCCGGCGGAGTATTTAAACAACCAATGGGGATTTATTCGGATTATGCATAATCAAGATTTTTTTCAGTTGTCGCATTTGCGATATTTTAAATCATTGCTTTGTGAAATACTGAATTTATGAAATTCATTTTACCAAGCGGAAAACAATGCCGGAAAATCAACCGGTCGCTTGCGAACAAAAGGAGATGAACATGCCGCCAGTAATTGATGAACAAAAATGCATAGGCTGCGGAGTTTGCGCGGATATTTGCCCTCTGCAGGTTTTTTCCCATAAACCTAAGGAGAACAAAACGCCAAAAGTACAGCGCCCTTATGAATGCTGGCATTGCAATGCCTGCGTGCTTGACTGCAAAGCAAAAGCCATTGAATTGCGTCTGCCGCTTACGCATATGCTGCTTTATGTCGATTCCTCTTCTTTACGCCCAAAACATTAAAGAAGGCTTCCAATTAAGAAAACCATTCAAAAAGGAACATGCAATGATTGAAGTGAAAGAAAAGTTACAGGCCGATGTCCTTATCATCGGCGGAGGCATTGCCGGGCTCATGGCCGCCATTGGAGCGGCGGACAAAGGCGCCGATGTTGTTTTACTGGATAAAGCCAATACGAAGAGAAGCGGCGCGGGAGCGACCGGCAATGACCATTTTTTATGCTGGATACCTGAAAAGCACGGCGACATCGGTGTTGTGTATGAAGAATTTATGGACAGCCAAAACGCGACAAGCAACGACACGCCCCTTGTCATGCGTTTTTTGGAAACAAGCCCCCAAGTCGTAGCAATGTGGAATGATTGGGGAATCAATATGAAACCCACGGGCGATTATCATTTTGAAGGCCACGCTTATCCCGGCCGTCCGAAAATTTTTCTGAAATACGACGGACATAATCAAAAGAAAGTGTTGACGGAACAGGCTAAAAAACGCGGAGTGCGTATCATAAACCATTCTCCCGCTTTGGAAATCTTATCTGAAAACGGAAAGATTACGGGTGTGCTGGCGCTTGATATTTCTGAAGACACGCCCAAATACCGCCTTATCGCCGCAAAAGCCGTGGTTGCCGCAACTGGCTATGTAAGCCGCCTTTTCACAACCGACCCGACTCCCAGCCAAATGTTCAATACCAATATGTGCCCTTCCGGCACGGGCGATTCAATAGCGCAGGCATGGCGCTGCGGAGCATATCTCGTGAACATGGAAAAAACTTACCGCCACGCAGGACCGCGTTTCCTGGCACGCTGCGGCAAGGCGACATGGATCGGGGTATACCGGTATCCTGACGGCAGACCCGTCGGTCCGTTCGTGACGGAACCCAATGTGGAAACCGGCGATATTACCAGCGATGTCTGGTCCTCCGCGTTCACCGATTTAAAAATGAGCGGACAGGGTCCTGCCTATATGGACTGCTCCGGAGCAAGCAAAGAAGATCTTGAGCATATGCGCTGGGCGATGAAATGCGAAGGACTGACAGCCCTTATCGATTATATGGACAAGGAAGGCATAGATCCGGGCAGGCATGCCGTCGAATTTGGACAATACGAAGCCAATCTTTGCACCAACGGCATTGAAATCGATATCAATGGCGAAAGCAATATCAAAGGGCTTTTCGCCGCCGGCGACATGATGGGAAACATCAGCGGAGACATCGGGGCGGCAGCCGTATACGGCTGGATAGCGGGACAGCACGCAGCCGAATATAAAAATTCCGCATTCGTCTGTGAACATATTGAAGAAACTCCCCGCTGCCTTGAACGCATGGAACTGTTCAATACGCTTTATGACAGGAATACCGGGGCGAATTGGCAGGAAGCGAACTTCGCCCTGCAGCAGATCATGACGGAATATGCGGATTGCGGTCCGCACAGGGTGCGTTCCGATTCCATGTTGAGTGCGGGAATAAAGTATCTTGGCGATTTAAGAAAAAAAATGCTGGGCGAACTTTTTGCCAATGATGCGCATGAACTCATGCGTGCCGCGGAAGTGCTGAATCTGTTGGACTTGGGACAGGCGCTCATGATAGCTGCCCGTGAACGCAAAGAAAGCCGCGGGCGTCATCTGCGTTCCGATTATACGTTCACCAATCCTCTTTTGCGTGATAAATTTCTCCGTGTATGGCAGGAAAACGGCACACCGTGTTTCGCATGGCGGGACCGGATTAAATAACCGATGAAATTTGGTTTTGCCCATAAGCGAACGGGCTTATGGGTTTTTATAAGACACTGTATTGTGATTTTTTTAACTTTAATTTTTTGAGGTTATTATGTTTGCATTACCATATATTAAATGGGGATTGACAGCGCTTATTCCTCTTCTTCTTTATTTTTTCGCTCCGCAAAACATCTCTCCCGAATTTCCTTTGTACATGGCGTTCACAAGCGCCGCGATCCTTGCCTGGGCATTCAATATTTTTCCCGCTGTGGGCGTTGCCGCCATGCTCGCCTTCGCCTATGTCCTTTTCGGCGTTGCCGATGCCGAAACCGTTTTCGGACCATGGGCGACGGTTTTGCCTTGGCTTTCTTTCGCCGCCGTCATCATCGGTGATGCCATGGAAGAAAGCAACCTTGCCAAACGGCTTGCGCTTTTCTGCCTGAAAAGCACAGGTGGCAGTTTTACGGGGTTGACGCTCGGATTTTTCATAGCAGGGCTTGTGCTCGTCGTCATTCTTCCTTCCATTTTGGCACGCTGCGTCATCTTTTGCGCCATCGCTTCCGGAATTATTCAAGCGCTTGACATAGACCCGAAATCCAAAATGTCTTCAGCCCTTATCCTTACGGCATTTTTTGCAGCTGCGGCTCCTCAGTTCATGTTTCTCCATTCCTCGGAATCTTTCATTTGGGCGTTTGACATCATGCTGAAAGGAACAGACAAATCCGTTGATTTTTGGGATTACTGCTATCACGGAACATTGATCAACATTGTCTATTATGCCGTTTCCATGGGTTGTGTCTATTTTGTCAAAGGAAAAGAACAACTGCCGATGTCTGACGGTTTGAAACGTTTCATAGACGAAAGCAGAACGGAATTGGGGCCCCTTTCCGGCAAAGAGATAAAGCTGTTCGGCATAGTGCTTTGCATCATCGCCGGCTTCATGCTTCAGCCTTGGACCGGAGTGGACCCTGTGTATTTGTTCTGTATTTTTGCGTTATGCTGCTATCTGCCTTGTTTCGACATCCTGAAAGCTGAAAGCTTCAATAAATTGAATATCGTTTTTCTTGTTTTTGTGGCGGGCTGCATGGCCATAGGCTTTGTCGGCGGGGCGGTCGGAGCAAACAAATGGGCGGTCGGCGAACTTGTGACAATGCTGCAGGGCGCATCTTCCGCAATGTCCGTGTTTTTCGCTTATGTCGCAGGCGTTGTGGTGAACTTCTTACTGACACCTTTTGCGGCGACAGCGGCATTCACTCCCGCCATAGGAGAACTCGGCACAGCTCTCGGAGTAAATCCGCTGCCTCTTTTTTACGCTCTCAATTTCGGCTTGGACCAGTATCTTTTCCCTTATGAAGCGGTGTACTTCCTATATATCTTCATTACCGAAAAGGTCACATTGCGGCATATTGTGCCGGCACTTGCGATACGTATTGTTTTAACGGCGGTTTTCCTTGTTCTTGTCGCCATTCCGTACTGGAAATGTATCGACATCCTTTAATGGTTCCGCAAAAGGGGGCATACGCTCCCTTTTGTGCAATACTCTTTTCGTTTCTGTTGACCGTTTTTTTTCTTGATTTTATAATACGAGATAGTACGGGATTATTTTTTCCGATAAAACAAAATTGAACGAACAGGAAAACCGCCATGTATGAAAATCCGCTTTTTTCCCAATTCGCCATTCCGGCAATTACGGGAACATGCACAATAATAAAGGAGTTTTTTTTACAAGGCAAACGCCTCGTTCTTCCTGCCGGCAGCATTCTTTCCCTTGACGGAAAAATGCGAAATTCGATTTTTTATATCGAGCAGGGGGAAATGCAAGTCGTCTTCAATAATGCGGAAGGACAGCAAAGAACGGTTATCAGGTTCGGAGAAGGGGGAATTTTCAATATTGCGCCTGCCGCGCTCGAACAGGACGCATCGGGTGAATTTCAAGCTTTACGGATGACGATATTGTATTACATGCCGGCTGATGAAATTTTAAATGAAGAAACAATCCAGGAATATCCGGAAGTCGCCCTTGTGCTCATCCGCCATTTATCCCGTCTTGTCCTCATTTACCACACCTTATTGACGGATTTGCAGGTGAGCAGCTTTTTCACGCGTTTTTGCCGGTATTTATTTTCATTGCATTTGCAGCATGGCTGTATGGCATTTCCCCTCGGAACGACCCAGGATGAACTTGCGGCGATACTGGGGGTGCATAGGGCAACCCTTGCGCGGGCTATACGAAAATCACGCTCACTCGGAATGATAGGAAAATTCAATAGCCGCACGATTGAAATACTTGATTTAAACCTTTTGCAGTCGCTCGCCGTATCATAAGGACAGCATTTTTTCATGAAATACGAATATTGCGAATGCGCAAGCAATACTTTTATCAGAAACCATGGCGATCCCGCCGCAGGCTTTTTCATAACCGAGTAAAAATACTGAATATTTTATTGCCAATATTTGAAAAGCATGATGTATGAAAAAAAAAGCTTGACTATTCCGATATGAAAATATAAAAATTTCGGATATGGATCATTAGCTCAATTGGCAGAGCAGTTGACTCTTAATCAATTGGTTCGGTGTTCAAGTCACCGATGGTCCACCAGATTTCGGGACTTACGAAATGAAGCATTTTCGTAAGTCCTTCTTTTTTATCCCCCCTCCGGTACGCTTTTTACCGAATAATAAGAAAAACAAATAAACTCCTGCCCGTATCGACAACATAAAAAAATCTTTGCAAGCAGTCGGCTGTCACCCATTGTCATTATATATTACGATACGGCAGTTAAAACTGTTCTTAGCGGGAGAAATTTCTTTAGAAGTTAATATGCAAAGTTAGCCAACTGATTTAATCTCAATATCAATATTGATATTGATACGATATAAAAAAGCCAAGAACGGAAAAACGCTCTTGGCTCAGCATGGATTGACCGTATCCGACAGAATTAATTTTTGCGTCCCAGTAATTGCAGCGTATCAAGCAAGTTGCCGGCGGGAATGTCAGGAGCGACAAAAAGCGCTGTCGGGTTTAAATACGTTCCGCCGCGGGGATTGAATTCTCCCCTCACCCGCAGATATTTGGGTTCCAAAAGTTTTACCAAGTCGTCCTTAATCGTGTTGATGATTGTTTCCATGAAAGATTTATGATTGCGGTACGCCACCAAATAAAGTTTCAGGCTTTTGGATTCAACGCATTTCTTGCCGGGAATATAATCAATATGGATTTTGGCAAAATCGGGCTGTCCGGTTTTGGGGCAAAGGGAAGTAAATTCCGGATGTTCGATTTCAATCAGATAATCATTGTCGAAAAGATTGGGAAAGGTTTCCAAAATTGCAATAGAGGGTTCGTCCAGTTTATATTCCGTTTTCGCGGAACCGAGCAACGTAAGCTTGCTGACATCGTCTTTGGAAGAAGTGAATGTATTCATATCGTATCCTTCATTATTTTTTATTTAAAAACCAAGAAAGGGCGGGGATGAGAGGCAGGGCGAACAAACTGCAAACGTATTTCACGATGGCTTGCCCCCATACGGCATCGGAATACCAGGGAACACCAAAAGCGATAGGAACGAAAATAAGCGAATCCAAAGGACAGGAAATCAAGTTGCTGACAATGACGCGGGTCTTCAATTGTTTATGTTTGAGAAAATAGAAAACAGTCCAGTCAACGGTTTCACTGCCGATAAAGGCGAGCATGCTCGCAAGCGCGACGTCCTTATTCCAAAAATAGGTGATAATACCTGCAATGATCATCCAAATCCAGCATTTTTGGTGGGACCAATAGCGCTGGACAAAATCGCGGAAACTGAACGTAAGCCCTATCCACAACGCGCCTAAAGGAAACGTTATGGAAAAATACACGGTTTCGGGGTGAAAGGTGTCTGCCAGTGTCAATGTGCCTATGCCAAAAAGAATGACAAAAATATTTCCCAAGGCGATACTGGCCAAATACAAGACCGCGCTTGACCATTTTTGCCATGGCGTGCCTTGCATGGTTTGCGCCCACTGTAAATCTTGTTCCATGCGTTTTCCTCCGTATGCTGAGTTGGTTATGTTTTATTCAGGAACAAAGCCCGTGTCTTCCGTCAGATTTTCCGCACTCGCACTTGTGCGGGCAAGTTCGTCACAGCGTTCATTTTCGGGATGTCCCGCATGCCCTTTTATCCAGTTGAACGTGACATTGTGCCGGCTCAGGGCTTTATCCAGTTCCATCCATAAATCCTGATTTTTCACGGGCTTTTTCTGGGAATTTTTCCAGCCGTTTTTTTTCCAATTTTCCAGCCAGCCCTGTTTTATGGCTTTAGCCACATATTGGGAATCCGTATAAATATTGACAGTGCAGGCTTCTTTCAATTTATTCAGTCCGGCGATGACGCCCGATAATTCCATGCGGTTATTGGTGGTAAGCGAAAACCCTCCGGAAAGCTCCTGTTTTTTGCCTTTAAATTCCAAAATCGCCCCATAGCCCCCTTTTCCGGGATTGCCGAGGCAAGAACCGTCGGAATAAAGATTGACTTCTTTTTCCGTTTTTAAGGCATTATTGAAAACGCTTTTTTCAGAATGCTCCGCCGTATTTTTTTCAGCGCTGCTTTTACGGCTTTTTTTCGGCTTTTCCGCTGCCTCTTTTGTTTTCGCCTTGATATTTTTTTCCGCTTTCCCGATTGGCTTCGTATTGCGTTCTTCATCCGTTATCACCGCTTTTTGTGGCAGCTGGTTCGGCAGCAGCGGAATCTGCACGGGGAAAGACTCGGATTCCTCACTGTTTTCCCCGATAATGCGGGTATAGGAACAGGATTTGTTGGGGCAGGCGTAATGTTCGCCTTTTGTTTTGGTATTCTTGCGCACAAGAAGAGGAGAATCGCACACGGGGCAAGGCTCCGCAACAGGCATGTCCCAAAGGGCATAATCGCATTTCGGGTACGTGCTGCAAGAATAGAAAATTTTGCCGCGTTTGGTGCTTTTTTCAACCAAAACACCGGTTTTGCACTGCGGGCAGGTAACGCCCGTGGAATAAGGCGCGGTATAATCGCATTTCGGATAATTGGCGCAAGCGATAAACCTCGCTCCGGCATGGGAACGTTTTTCCACCGTATTTCCGCCGCATTTCGGGCAAGTGCCGACAATTTTCTGCTCCGGAGCGGTCTGCAGTTCTATTTCGCCCTGCTCGTTGCGGATGAAATTGGAGGTGAATTTACAGTCGGGATAACCGGAACAAGCCAAAAACTCGCCGCTTTTCCCGAACTTGATCGTCAGCGCTTTTCCGCATTTCGGGCAAGGCATGTCGGTTTCAACCCCTGATTTCATAGCTTTCATGTGTTCGCCCGCCTTGGCGAGGGTGCTGTTGAAATCGCCCGAAAAATCCTTAAGCAGTTTCACCCAGGCGAGTTCGCCGTCCGCAACCTTATCAAGGTTTTCCTCCATTTTCGCGGTGAAACCGACGTCCATAAGGGTTGGGAAATTTTCACGAAGCTGGGAGCAAACAACATTGCCAAGGTCTGTCGGCACAAAATGTTTGCCGTCCAAACGCACATACTCCCGGTCCTGGATTGTGGAAATAATGGTTGCGTAAGTGGAGGGACGGCCAATGCCCTTTTCTTCCAGTTCACGCACAAGGGAAGCTTCCGTGTAGCGCGGGTTCGGCTGGGTGAATTTTTGTTCTTTTATGATCTGCTCGACGCCAAGCACATCATTCGCATTCAATTCAGGCAATTCATCCACTTTTTCATCCGTGGAAGAAAGGACGGTTAAAAACCCTGCGAATAAAAGACGTTCTCCCTTTGTTTTCCATTGTGTTTTAAGGGGATAAAACTCTTTTTCCGTATCGCTTTGAGGCGTTATTTCCGTATTGTCGCACACAATGCTTACCGCTGTGTCGTGGAATTTCGCATTCGCCATCTGCGAAGCGACAAAACGCGCCCAAATGAGATTGTACAGGCGGTATTGGTCGGGAGTGAGGGCTGACTTCACATCTCCGGGCATAAGGGAAACATCGACGGGACGAATGGCTTCGTGGGCGTCCTGTATGCTTTTCTTGCCTTTGAAATCACGGCCTTTTCCGCCGGCAGCCAAAAATTCCCTGCCGTACTTTTGTTCGATAAATTCTTTTGCCGCGTTCTTGGCTTCGTCGGCGATACGCACGGAGTCCGTACGCATATAGGTGATAAGAGCCACCGTGCCTTTATCTTCAATATCTATGCCCTCATAAAGACGCTGGGCGGCGGACATGGTCCTTTTGGCGGAAAAGCCCAAACGCTGGTTGGCTGCCTGCTGCAGGGTGGAAGTGGTAAAAGGCGCCTGCGGGCTTTTGCTCCGTTCTTTTTCTTCAACGCTTTCCACGACAAAAGAAGCGGATTTCAAAGCTTTTTCAACGGCAAGGGCCTGCTCTTCATTTTTTATCTGCGCTTTTTTGCCGTTGATTTTTGCCAGCTCCGCCTTGAAAGGCATACCGCCGGCGGCAAGCTGGGCTTTGAAATTCCAAAATTCTTCCGGAACAAAAGCAAGGCGTTCTTCCTCGCGTTCAACGATGAGCCTTAAAGCGACAGACTGCACACGTCCTGCGGAAATGCCCCGTTTCACCGATTTCCATAAAAGAGGGGATATTTTGTAGCCGACCAATCTGTCCAAAATACGTCTTGCCTGCTGCGCTTCAAAAAGATTGGGATCGATTTCGCGGGGGTGGGCAATGGCGTCTTTAACCGCTTTCGCCGTAATTTCGTTGAATTGGATACGTTTTATATTGTCAGAGCAATTTTTTATCGATTCCGCGATATGCCATGCGATAGCTTCCCCTTCGCGGTCCGGGTCGGGCGCAAGGTAGACAATGCCGGCTTTCTTCGCGGCATCCTGCAAGCTTTGCACAACTTTTTCCTTGCCTTGAATGGTGACGTATTTGGGCATGAACGTTTCTTCGTCAACGCCAAGCTCGCGGGAGGGCAAATCACGGATATGCCCGACGCTTGCCTGCACCAGATAATTATTGCCAAGAAATTTTTTTATTGTTTTAACCTTCGCAGGTGATTCCACAATGATAAGGTCTTTGCTCATAGCATTTCACTTTTATTTTTTTTATGGAGAATAAAGGAAAGAAAAAAAGCGTCAAGAAAAAATTTATGTTTTTTCAAAATTTTTCATTTCCGCAGGCGTGTTTTGCTTGCTTTTTTTCATAGGCTATATAACAATATCAATATGAGGTGAATATGAACAAAGCGTATGCGATTATACCAGCACGCTATGCGTCGACGCGTTTCCCCGCCAAGCCTTTGGCTGAAATCGGAGGGAAACCTCTTTTCTGGCATGTGTACATGCGGGCGAAACAGGCGGATATTTTTGAAGAAGTATGGCTTGCGACCGATGATGAACGGATTGAAAAAAAGGCGGAAGAAGCCGGGATTCCTTTCATTCACACCCGAAAAGAACATCAAAGCGGAACGGACAGGGTGCGCGAGGCTGTCAATATCCTGGGTTTGGACGCCAAGGCCGTCATTGCCAACATTCAGGGCGACGAACCGTTCATCACACGGGAAATGTTTGTAAAACTGCTTGAACCTTTTCAGTCTTCCCGCTGCGAAAGCGCTACCCTTGGCGTAATTCTCGATGAAGAAAAAGACAGGGAACGCATTTTTTCACCCAACCAAGTGAAAATTGCGCTGGCGCAAAACGGCGAGGCACTCTATTTTTCCCGCTCCCCCATTCCTTTCGCCCGTGACGATGTGCGGAAAGCTCCTTATGTGGGGCATGTCGGCGTTTATGCGTTCAGACGCATCACGCTTGAAAAGATGGCGGAATTTCCGCCCAGTCCTTTGGAAGAAACCGAAAAACTGGAGCAGCTCCGTTTGCTTGAACACGGTATCCGCATGCAGGTACGCCTTATTTCGGAAGCTCCGCATGGCGTCGATACCCCGGAAGATTTGGAAAAAGCTCTTGAATATTACAATAACCACCCGGAATATTGGGTAAAATCAAAATAATTGGACAAATGTTATGAAAAAAAGCACGCTTTTCACATTTATGATCGGACTTATCATCCTTGTGGGTCTGGGTTCATTTATCGCGGGAAAAAATAACGCCGGCGCGGAAAAGAGCATGCCTGAACCCGCAAGAGCGGCTGAAGACATCGGATATACCGAATACGCGGGGATTTATATGCTGAAGGAACTTCTTCCCTATGCCGCATATAAGGAAAATGTTCTGCCCCATGCCCAAAAACTTTTTGCCAGGAAAAAAATCACCCGAAAAGATTTTTCGGAATTTCAGGAAAATGTCGATAAAAGCTTGAGCAGCAAAGGATATTCCGTAAAAGAAGCCCTTATCGCCCATGCGAAAGAAGAAAGTTTTTCCGATTCTTTTCAGCGGAATATTGAAAAATTCAATGAAGACGCCGAAAAAATGGGACAAGGAATGAAACAGGGCATTGAAAGTTTCATGAAAGGCCTTATGGACGAAAATTCCGATAACAAATCGAAAACGCAGCCAAAAGGTACGGAATTGTAAATGATACGCTTTCAATCTTGGAATGTGAACGGTTTTCGCAGTGTCCGCAAAAAAGAAGAGTGGGCATGGTTCGAATGTGAAA
This window encodes:
- a CDS encoding 4Fe-4S dicluster domain-containing protein; the protein is MPPVIDEQKCIGCGVCADICPLQVFSHKPKENKTPKVQRPYECWHCNACVLDCKAKAIELRLPLTHMLLYVDSSSLRPKH
- a CDS encoding FAD-binding protein, translating into MIEVKEKLQADVLIIGGGIAGLMAAIGAADKGADVVLLDKANTKRSGAGATGNDHFLCWIPEKHGDIGVVYEEFMDSQNATSNDTPLVMRFLETSPQVVAMWNDWGINMKPTGDYHFEGHAYPGRPKIFLKYDGHNQKKVLTEQAKKRGVRIINHSPALEILSENGKITGVLALDISEDTPKYRLIAAKAVVAATGYVSRLFTTDPTPSQMFNTNMCPSGTGDSIAQAWRCGAYLVNMEKTYRHAGPRFLARCGKATWIGVYRYPDGRPVGPFVTEPNVETGDITSDVWSSAFTDLKMSGQGPAYMDCSGASKEDLEHMRWAMKCEGLTALIDYMDKEGIDPGRHAVEFGQYEANLCTNGIEIDINGESNIKGLFAAGDMMGNISGDIGAAAVYGWIAGQHAAEYKNSAFVCEHIEETPRCLERMELFNTLYDRNTGANWQEANFALQQIMTEYADCGPHRVRSDSMLSAGIKYLGDLRKKMLGELFANDAHELMRAAEVLNLLDLGQALMIAARERKESRGRHLRSDYTFTNPLLRDKFLRVWQENGTPCFAWRDRIK
- a CDS encoding SLC13 family permease, which codes for MFALPYIKWGLTALIPLLLYFFAPQNISPEFPLYMAFTSAAILAWAFNIFPAVGVAAMLAFAYVLFGVADAETVFGPWATVLPWLSFAAVIIGDAMEESNLAKRLALFCLKSTGGSFTGLTLGFFIAGLVLVVILPSILARCVIFCAIASGIIQALDIDPKSKMSSALILTAFFAAAAPQFMFLHSSESFIWAFDIMLKGTDKSVDFWDYCYHGTLINIVYYAVSMGCVYFVKGKEQLPMSDGLKRFIDESRTELGPLSGKEIKLFGIVLCIIAGFMLQPWTGVDPVYLFCIFALCCYLPCFDILKAESFNKLNIVFLVFVAGCMAIGFVGGAVGANKWAVGELVTMLQGASSAMSVFFAYVAGVVVNFLLTPFAATAAFTPAIGELGTALGVNPLPLFYALNFGLDQYLFPYEAVYFLYIFITEKVTLRHIVPALAIRIVLTAVFLVLVAIPYWKCIDIL
- a CDS encoding Crp/Fnr family transcriptional regulator, with the translated sequence MYENPLFSQFAIPAITGTCTIIKEFFLQGKRLVLPAGSILSLDGKMRNSIFYIEQGEMQVVFNNAEGQQRTVIRFGEGGIFNIAPAALEQDASGEFQALRMTILYYMPADEILNEETIQEYPEVALVLIRHLSRLVLIYHTLLTDLQVSSFFTRFCRYLFSLHLQHGCMAFPLGTTQDELAAILGVHRATLARAIRKSRSLGMIGKFNSRTIEILDLNLLQSLAVS
- the queF gene encoding preQ(1) synthase translates to MNTFTSSKDDVSKLTLLGSAKTEYKLDEPSIAILETFPNLFDNDYLIEIEHPEFTSLCPKTGQPDFAKIHIDYIPGKKCVESKSLKLYLVAYRNHKSFMETIINTIKDDLVKLLEPKYLRVRGEFNPRGGTYLNPTALFVAPDIPAGNLLDTLQLLGRKN
- a CDS encoding VUT family protein, translating into MEQDLQWAQTMQGTPWQKWSSAVLYLASIALGNIFVILFGIGTLTLADTFHPETVYFSITFPLGALWIGLTFSFRDFVQRYWSHQKCWIWMIIAGIITYFWNKDVALASMLAFIGSETVDWTVFYFLKHKQLKTRVIVSNLISCPLDSLIFVPIAFGVPWYSDAVWGQAIVKYVCSLFALPLIPALSWFLNKK
- the rnhA gene encoding ribonuclease HI; this translates as MQIPLLPNQLPQKAVITDEERNTKPIGKAEKNIKAKTKEAAEKPKKSRKSSAEKNTAEHSEKSVFNNALKTEKEVNLYSDGSCLGNPGKGGYGAILEFKGKKQELSGGFSLTTNNRMELSGVIAGLNKLKEACTVNIYTDSQYVAKAIKQGWLENWKKNGWKNSQKKPVKNQDLWMELDKALSRHNVTFNWIKGHAGHPENERCDELARTSASAENLTEDTGFVPE
- the kdsB gene encoding 3-deoxy-manno-octulosonate cytidylyltransferase: MNKAYAIIPARYASTRFPAKPLAEIGGKPLFWHVYMRAKQADIFEEVWLATDDERIEKKAEEAGIPFIHTRKEHQSGTDRVREAVNILGLDAKAVIANIQGDEPFITREMFVKLLEPFQSSRCESATLGVILDEEKDRERIFSPNQVKIALAQNGEALYFSRSPIPFARDDVRKAPYVGHVGVYAFRRITLEKMAEFPPSPLEETEKLEQLRLLEHGIRMQVRLISEAPHGVDTPEDLEKALEYYNNHPEYWVKSK